CTGCTATTCCTATCATGAAAACATCACCACAATCATCGGGGACGAAACCATTGAGTCCTCAATAAATGGGAGCAGGATAAACGGGACGTACTACTTTGAGGGCCAGCGCTCCGGACTGCACTGGTACGCCGTTGTCATCAACAACACGCTGAAGGAGCGTATCATGACAAACGGGACCACGAAGGACGTTAACATCACTCTCTCAAAGGACGAAAGGGCCATGTTCTTATCGGTTGATCCAGTTAAAATGGGTCTTCAGGCCGTCGGGGTGGGAAAACTTGTGGAAAAGAATAAGGACAAAATTACATACGCCTTTGAGATAACTCTGTCACCGAGCACAGACTTCAAAATGAACGGCACTGTTACCGTCCTCTGGGATGGTGGAAGGGTCACCAAACTTATATTCAACGTGGAAGTGTGGACACAGGGAAGACAGAGTGAAAATAGAACAATTATCGCAGCAATAAAAGAGAACTGTGTACAGCCCAAATGGCTCAAAGAACTATCCCCATAGTTTCTTCTGGATTGTCAAAGACCATTACATTATCTCACCTTTTCCCAATCTAGTGTTTTCGCATGTTTAAATATCAAACTAATTGCAATAACTCAGTATTCCAAAAAGTATTTAAACTCATATTCAAGGTTTATTATGAAACAACATACGGAGGTAATAATATGAGAAAAATCCTAACAACATTCCTCCTAGCTATAATAGTAGTTATGAGCGGCTGTATTGGAGAAAATGCTGGACTCACCAAGGAGAAGGTTCTAACGGCTATCCAGAACATAGAGACTGCCCGCTACAATGAAAGCTTCTCCATGAGCATGAACATATTTGATCCGAACACCAACAAGACGGTCAACGTGACGATGTCAGGCAGCATAGCCGGAGTCTTCAACAAGAGCGCGGGCATTGAAGCAGGCAATATGAACTTAACAACCCGCATGATGGGGATGGACATAAATATGAACTGGCCGTATTTCACCAACGGCTCCGACGTATACTTTAATATCGACGGCAAATGGTACTTCGTCCCATCCAACAATGACCTCCACAACAGAGCCAGAGCCTCTCTAAATGTGGACTATATAGAGAAGCTCCTCAGGGAGAAAAACGTGACTTTCAAAAAACTAGGCGATGTCTACGCCTTCCGCGTTAACGTAACTTTCTGGGAGTTCGTCAACGCTACTAACCAGACCACATACCTCAACGAGGCGTGGGGCCCGCTCTCCGACAACATAACGGTCAACACGAACGCTGGCTGGGTCGAGGTCCACTTCAGAGACGACGGGACTCCAACGTTTATTGAGACCTACATAGACTTAACAATAATAATCCCTGATGAATTCCTGCAAGAACCCGTAACCATCCACGAGACAATCCACGATTCAACGGTCTTTTCAGACATAAACAAGCCCACCAACATAACAATTCCAGAGGGAATAGAAAGCGCAGGAGACTTTGAGGAAGTATTTGGGTGAGGGGCTAAGCGCCCCTCGTGGCCACTATTTTTATCCCTTCCCACTCCGCAACCACTTGGCCAACGCTCACCGGTGCCTTGAGCTTAAGTTTTGCCAGGAACTTCATCAGCTCTGGTATCTTTTCCTTTGGAACGGGCTCCGCTGTTTTAACGCTCACCGTCGGGAGGGCACCGCCCTCAACTGGGACAACGCTCATGACGACCCTTTTTGGACTGGTAACTTCCTGAATTGCCCACTCCATTCCCCTAGGGCATTTACAACCCTTTACTTCCTTGACCTTACCGTTTTCGACGTCAACTTCAATGGAGCATCCGAGGGGGCAGACAATGCACGTGAAGCGGTATATCATGCTCTCACCACCTCAACTGTGAGCCTTTCGCTGGCTTTCTGAATCTCCTCTGCCCTCAGCTTCAGCCGTATCATCTCGGCGGGTTTAACAACCGGGAGTCTGAGCTTCTTTCCAATCTCGGGAATCCTTAGCTCAACGTTCTCCATCGGCCTGGCGACGCGGAGGTAGAGATAAACGTCGCGGTCGCCGCCGAGGTAGTGCGGAGCAATCAGGCGGACGTTCTGGCCCTTCTCAACTTT
This sequence is a window from Thermococcus kodakarensis KOD1. Protein-coding genes within it:
- a CDS encoding DUF1667 domain-containing protein encodes the protein MIYRFTCIVCPLGCSIEVDVENGKVKEVKGCKCPRGMEWAIQEVTSPKRVVMSVVPVEGGALPTVSVKTAEPVPKEKIPELMKFLAKLKLKAPVSVGQVVAEWEGIKIVATRGA